The genomic interval GGCGGAAGCTTCAGGCGTAGCCGTTGAACTGTGGCTTGATAAAGTGCCGTTTATGGACGACGTTATTGATCTGGCTTCTATGGGCTTGATTCCGGCAGGAAGTTTTGCCAACCGCAATTTTTGCAGTTCACAGGTGGAGACGGCGAAAGGCTCAGACCCTGTTAAGACGGACCTTGTTTTTGATGCCCAAACTTCCGGTGGATTGATTTTAGCTGTTCCTGCGGAGAAGTTGCAGCAGGCTAAAGATATGCTCCTTGAAGCCGGAGATTTGGCGGAACATATCGGACAGGTTGTTTCGTTTGATAAGCGAAGAGGGCGGCTGCGAATCGGATAGTTCGGTTGTGTTACATTTATCAAATTTAAAAAGCGCGTATCTGTTACAGGTACGCGCTTTCGTCATAGATAGGTCATGAGTTCTCAAACTCTCATGGAGGTGGTCCTTAATGCTATGCACTGCCGTGGCTGGAGGTTACAGCCTGAATCAGATTGCCGCTGGCATTGTATACCGGCGAGGATTCAATCTTAACTAGTTCACGGTGCAAGGAAGGATCCGCAAAAGCCTGTCTGTGCAATCTTCTGCGCTGCAACACCTTCATAGAATCAGCTAATGTTTCTGTTTCCCTTTGCGGGGATACCTGAGCCACTTGTCCAAAATCTGAAGAATTAGTCATCGAAGACCTCCGTCCGTGGAAGTTATAAATGTAATATATCGGTAATGAGATACCGTTTAAAAGTCTTATCGGTTGATCTTTATAAAACTTAATGTTTGGGCTTAAATCGTATGATTAATGATTCAGGAGTATTGCCGCGTTAAGTTAATATTTTTTAGTTTAATAATGGAAAAGCCTGAAATCTGTTCATCACAAAGGATGAAAAGACTTCAGGCTTGAATTTAATAAAGTAAAACAGGAAAAATCAGTCTTTCCAATTCCACCATTTTTCTAAGTGCGGGTCGCGTTTTACAGTGTTAACGCAGTAAACAACGCATCTGAAAACATAAAGCATGCAACGATCCACATGTTGTCCGGATAATTCTTCCAGACGCAGATACATGTCTTCCGGATCTTCACTCTTCATTTCATCAAGAGAGCGATACCCCATATTCCAAAGATCTTCGGCAATGGACTTGCCGACTCCTGGCAGGGTGCGGAAACTTTTCAGAATATCAGGCTTTGCACTTATCATAGACGCGATCGAGAATTTCTCTGGCTCCGGCTGCAAGAACATCGTTAGCCAGATTTGTTCCAAGTTCCCAGGCTTCATCGGCAGAGCCTGTTCTTTCGAGTCTTATCGGGCTGCTTCCGTCGATATCCGCTACAAAACCGGTAAGTTTGATTTTATTGCCTTCCAGCACGGACCATGCGGCAATAGGAACCTGACAGCCGCCGTCAAGACCTGTCAGGAAGCCGCGCTCAGCGCGAACCTGACGCGCAGTATCTTCATCGTGAAGGAATGCGAGAATGTCTTGAATCTCCGTGTCTTCGATTCTGTACTCTATTCCAAGCGCGCCCTGAGCTACAGCCGGAAGAAAGTGCGGAGGACCGAGAATTTCGCTTTTAGGAGCGGAAAGGTTAAGTCTGTTCATGCCGGCAGTTGCAACAACTATGGCATCAAATTCTCCGGCTAAAAGCTTGCCTACACGGGTATCGAGGTTGCCGCGGAGT from Desulfovibrio gilichinskyi carries:
- a CDS encoding helix-hairpin-helix domain-containing protein, with translation MISAKPDILKSFRTLPGVGKSIAEDLWNMGYRSLDEMKSEDPEDMYLRLEELSGQHVDRCMLYVFRCVVYCVNTVKRDPHLEKWWNWKD
- the hemC gene encoding hydroxymethylbilane synthase encodes the protein MRKITIATRGSKLALWQANHISDLLRSEYPGIEVQLLKIKTKGDKILDVPLAKVGGKGLFVKEIEEALLANKADLAVHSMKDVPTELPEGLEVGIIPPREADTDSLLSVKYDSLKDLPIGAVVGTSSLRRQSQLLSLRSDLKIESLRGNLDTRVGKLLAGEFDAIVVATAGMNRLNLSAPKSEILGPPHFLPAVAQGALGIEYRIEDTEIQDILAFLHDEDTARQVRAERGFLTGLDGGCQVPIAAWSVLEGNKIKLTGFVADIDGSSPIRLERTGSADEAWELGTNLANDVLAAGAREILDRVYDKCKA